A genomic window from Ruminiclostridium cellulolyticum H10 includes:
- a CDS encoding acetate/propionate family kinase produces the protein MKVLVINAGSSSLKYQLIDMKNETVLAKGLCDRIGIDNSFIKQSRGSEEAVILNKELKNHKDAIEAVISALTDDNMGVIKNMSEISAVGHRIVHGGEKFNSSVVIDENVMNAVRECIDVAPLHNPPNIIGIEACQQIMPNIPMVAVFDTTFHSSMPDYAYLYALPYELYEKYGIRKYGFHGTSHKYVAERASAMLDKSLNELKIITCHLGNGSSICAVNKGKSIDTSMGFTPLQGLAMGTRSGTIDPEVVTFLMEKENLDVKGVSKLLNKKSGVLGISGVSSDFRDLHAAADAGNSRAELAIEIFCYGVKKFIGEYIAVMNGVDAIVFTAGVGENNSVVRNMIISDMDFLGIKIDEEKNKLRGQEVDISTADAAVRTLVIPTNEELAIARETVRLVK, from the coding sequence ATGAAGGTTTTAGTTATAAATGCGGGGAGTTCTTCATTAAAATATCAATTAATAGATATGAAAAATGAAACAGTTCTTGCAAAGGGTTTATGCGACAGAATAGGGATTGACAATTCCTTTATAAAGCAATCAAGGGGTTCAGAAGAGGCTGTTATTTTGAATAAAGAGCTAAAGAATCACAAAGATGCAATAGAGGCTGTTATTTCTGCACTGACTGACGATAATATGGGCGTTATAAAAAACATGTCCGAAATATCAGCAGTGGGACACAGAATAGTACACGGCGGTGAAAAATTCAACAGTTCTGTAGTTATAGATGAAAACGTTATGAATGCAGTAAGAGAGTGTATAGACGTTGCACCGCTTCATAATCCGCCGAATATTATAGGTATAGAGGCTTGCCAGCAGATTATGCCCAATATACCTATGGTAGCTGTATTTGATACCACTTTCCACAGCTCCATGCCTGATTATGCATACCTTTACGCATTGCCATATGAACTTTATGAAAAGTACGGTATAAGAAAATATGGTTTCCACGGAACATCACACAAATATGTTGCAGAAAGAGCTTCTGCAATGCTTGATAAGTCTTTGAACGAATTAAAGATAATTACATGCCATCTTGGGAACGGTTCAAGTATTTGTGCTGTTAACAAGGGTAAATCAATTGATACTTCCATGGGCTTTACACCTTTGCAGGGACTTGCAATGGGTACAAGAAGCGGTACAATAGACCCTGAAGTTGTTACATTCCTTATGGAAAAGGAAAATCTGGATGTTAAGGGTGTAAGCAAACTCTTAAATAAAAAGTCAGGTGTTTTAGGTATATCAGGTGTAAGCAGCGATTTCAGAGATTTACATGCTGCCGCTGATGCAGGAAACAGCAGAGCTGAGCTGGCAATAGAAATTTTCTGCTATGGTGTTAAGAAGTTTATCGGAGAATATATTGCAGTTATGAATGGTGTTGATGCTATAGTATTTACAGCCGGTGTTGGTGAGAATAATTCAGTAGTAAGAAATATGATTATCAGCGATATGGACTTCCTCGGCATCAAAATAGATGAAGAAAAGAATAAGCTCAGGGGGCAGGAAGTAGATATTTCTACTGCGGATGCTGCTGTCAGAACCCTTGTAATTCCAACAAATGAAGAGCTTGCAATTGCAAGAGAAACAGTGAGATTGGTTAAGTAA
- the pta gene encoding phosphate acetyltransferase, whose product MNFLEQIVSRAKKDIKTIVLPESNDIRTLKAAAMIQEQGIANVVLVGNNDDIKKLGGDLDISKAKIVDPTNFERFDEYVNTLYELRKAKGMTQEEAKKILSENPLYFGIMMVKMGEADGMVAGAINSTANTLRPALQILKTAPGAKLVSAFFVMVVPDCEYGENGVFIYGDSGLVENPNAEELSEIAIASSKSFKNLVQAEPVVAMLSYSTYGSAKSVLTEKVIEATKLAKEKAPDLQLDGELQADAAIVPSVGASKAPGSSVAGKANVLIFPDLNCGNISYKLTQRLAKAEAYGPIIQGIAKPVNDLSRGCSAEDIVGVVAITCVQAQNI is encoded by the coding sequence ATGAACTTTTTAGAGCAGATTGTAAGCAGAGCAAAAAAAGATATCAAAACAATAGTACTTCCTGAAAGTAACGATATCAGAACTTTGAAGGCTGCTGCAATGATTCAGGAGCAAGGCATTGCCAATGTCGTACTTGTGGGCAACAATGATGATATTAAAAAACTGGGCGGTGACCTGGATATATCAAAGGCAAAAATTGTTGATCCTACAAACTTTGAAAGATTTGACGAGTATGTAAATACCCTGTACGAACTTAGAAAGGCAAAGGGAATGACACAGGAAGAGGCAAAAAAAATATTGTCTGAAAATCCTTTGTATTTCGGAATTATGATGGTAAAAATGGGTGAGGCTGACGGAATGGTTGCAGGAGCAATTAATTCAACTGCAAATACACTTAGGCCGGCTCTTCAAATATTAAAGACAGCTCCCGGAGCAAAACTTGTATCTGCATTCTTCGTAATGGTTGTACCTGACTGTGAATACGGAGAAAATGGAGTGTTCATTTATGGAGACAGCGGACTAGTCGAAAATCCAAATGCAGAAGAGCTTTCAGAAATAGCGATAGCATCTTCAAAATCCTTCAAAAACCTTGTACAGGCTGAACCTGTTGTTGCAATGCTCTCATATTCAACATACGGCAGTGCAAAAAGTGTATTGACAGAAAAGGTTATAGAGGCCACAAAGCTTGCAAAGGAAAAAGCTCCAGATCTTCAGTTAGATGGAGAATTGCAGGCAGATGCAGCTATTGTTCCTTCTGTAGGAGCATCAAAAGCACCCGGAAGCAGTGTTGCAGGAAAGGCCAATGTATTAATATTCCCTGACTTGAACTGTGGTAATATATCCTACAAGCTAACACAGAGACTTGCAAAGGCAGAAGCCTACGGCCCTATTATTCAGGGAATTGCAAAACCTGTTAATGACCTTTCAAGAGGCTGTAGTGCCGAGGATATAGTAGGTGTTGTTGCAATAACTTGTGTACAAGCACAAAATATATAA